TATCCTGGGGTAGTCAGCTTTACTACTACAGAAAACTTTTCCTCTAAAGTAAGGGGAACAGGAGAGTCAAGCATAATTGTATGATAACCTGGCATTGAAATAACTCCTGATTTGCTTGCGGCAAGCGAGCCACTTGTAGGTTGTCCAGCAGAGACATTTGTATAGATGCGTACTTCATAAGTTGAATTAACCTGGGGAACATAGAAACCAATTGCTTTTATCTCTTCATTTTGTAAGGAATTAAAGATGTTAGCAAACCAGGCAGTGTTACTGGAGTAACCCACATTATCTACCCAACCAAGCGGGTCATATTGGTAGATATAACCATAATTGGTTACTGGCTCAGCATTATAAAATACTGCATTATCTTCATCTTTGCCTAACTGAGTATCGTAATAAGAGATGTAAAAATAACCTTGATCCCCCCAGGCAGTTCCCCAACTATTTTTGAGAATAAATGCGCCATCTCCTGGAGGAATAGAGTTAAAGTTAGTTTTGCTAAAATTATCATCCCAACCTACTATTGCCACGGCATGATTACTAGATTTTCCACCATTATAATAGTAAGCATACGAAGAAGAATTATAATAAGGATCCTCCCAATAAAAAGCAGTACAGACTGCTCCTTTTTCCATAACTGCTTGTTTTATGGTATTATTATCTAATGGTCCACTTCTTGGTGGTAGAAATTGGACATTTTGGATATGTTTTTGCACCGGCAATCCTGGTAGACTTCCACCTGGCTTTGGATAAATATCATCACTTTCGTTAATTGGGCCACTCCACCTTGCAAGGTATGCGGTTGACATAAAACAGTTGCCACCATTATTAAAACCTGGGTCAAACCCATGAAGATTAACCAGGTTGTTCTCAGAAAAATCCCTGGTTTCAGCCGGTAAAAGGCAGGATTCTAAAGAAGCATAGCTTGCGAATGCCCAGCAGGTCCCATAGGGATCCTGATCTTTTACTGGGGTAACCTTTCCCAAACTTCTGAGGTCATATGAAGAAGGAAGGGCAAAAGGAACACCAATTTTCCCTTTTAGATGAGAGAGAGTAACCGGTGGAGGAATATATCCTAATCTATATCCATCGGTTTTTGTTGTAATCTTACCCAACCTATAATCCTGGAGGTATTTTACAAACTCAGGATTTACCGGCGCGAGGATGGGCTCAGAAAATACAAGCCTGGAAAACAAGCAAAGAAAAACCACAATAAT
The window above is part of the bacterium genome. Proteins encoded here:
- a CDS encoding lectin like domain-containing protein, with the protein product MVSRQRYKNKVKADIIVVFLCLFSRLVFSEPILAPVNPEFVKYLQDYRLGKITTKTDGYRLGYIPPPVTLSHLKGKIGVPFALPSSYDLRSLGKVTPVKDQDPYGTCWAFASYASLESCLLPAETRDFSENNLVNLHGFDPGFNNGGNCFMSTAYLARWSGPINESDDIYPKPGGSLPGLPVQKHIQNVQFLPPRSGPLDNNTIKQAVMEKGAVCTAFYWEDPYYNSSSYAYYYNGGKSSNHAVAIVGWDDNFSKTNFNSIPPGDGAFILKNSWGTAWGDQGYFYISYYDTQLGKDEDNAVFYNAEPVTNYGYIYQYDPLGWVDNVGYSSNTAWFANIFNSLQNEEIKAIGFYVPQVNSTYEVRIYTNVSAGQPTSGSLAASKSGVISMPGYHTIMLDSPVPLTLEEKFSVVVKLTTPGYNYPITIEMPWVDYSSNATAISGQSYVSKYGTTWSDITADYPDTNVCLKVYTDIITPQPPIEVYDTSGEFVGTYTTIQQGINACPNGGKVLVPTGVYNEAIYIKKRIALIGNGSNSTTIIASGLVSTSTVTFDGSNANGTITGFTITGAGYDGIYCSHSSPQITNNTISGNRWGIYCSSSSPTITNNTISGNDDDGIYCSS